A DNA window from Hydrogenophaga taeniospiralis contains the following coding sequences:
- the tyrS gene encoding tyrosine--tRNA ligase → MNTSQKDGKSSQKQAFGPGEPTEGVREALAVTLRGCEELIPQDDWVKKLARSEATGVPLRIKLGLDPTAPDIHIGHTVVLNKMRQLQDLGHQVIFLIGDFTSLIGDPSGRNNTRPPLTPEQIKANAETYYRQASLVLDPARTEIRYNSEWSLPLGSMGMIQLAAKYTVARMMERNDFHDRFKAGTPISVHEFLYPLMQGYDSVALKSDLELGGTDQKFNLLMGRHLQQEYGQEPQCILTMPLLEGLDGIEKMSKSKNNYIGITEEANTMFAKVLSISDTLMWRWYTLLSFRTLAEIEALKREIDGGRNPKDAKVMLAKEITTRFHSAAAAEAAEQDFINRSKGGVPDEIPEVSLSGAPMGIGALLKAAGLAASSSEGNRLIDGGGVRIDGAVVSDKGLKLDVGTYVVQVGKRKFARVGLL, encoded by the coding sequence ATGAACACCTCCCAAAAAGACGGTAAAAGTTCTCAAAAACAGGCCTTTGGGCCGGGTGAACCGACAGAAGGCGTGCGCGAGGCCCTGGCCGTGACGCTGCGCGGCTGCGAAGAGCTGATCCCGCAGGACGACTGGGTAAAGAAGCTGGCGAGGTCGGAGGCCACCGGCGTGCCGCTGCGCATCAAATTGGGGCTGGATCCGACAGCGCCCGACATCCACATCGGCCACACGGTGGTGCTCAACAAGATGCGCCAGCTCCAGGACCTGGGCCACCAGGTGATCTTCCTGATCGGCGATTTCACCAGCCTGATCGGCGACCCATCGGGGCGCAACAACACGCGCCCACCGCTGACCCCCGAGCAGATCAAGGCCAACGCCGAAACCTACTACCGGCAGGCCAGTCTGGTGCTGGACCCGGCAAGGACCGAGATCCGCTACAACAGCGAATGGAGCCTGCCGCTGGGCTCCATGGGCATGATCCAGCTCGCGGCCAAGTACACCGTGGCGCGCATGATGGAGCGCAACGATTTCCACGACCGTTTCAAGGCCGGCACGCCGATCAGCGTGCACGAGTTCCTGTACCCGCTGATGCAGGGTTACGACTCGGTGGCGCTCAAGAGCGACCTGGAGCTCGGTGGCACCGACCAGAAGTTCAACCTGCTCATGGGGCGGCATCTGCAGCAGGAGTACGGTCAGGAGCCGCAGTGCATCCTGACCATGCCGCTGCTCGAAGGTCTGGATGGCATCGAGAAGATGTCCAAGTCCAAGAACAACTACATCGGCATCACCGAAGAAGCCAACACCATGTTTGCCAAGGTGCTGAGCATCTCGGACACGCTGATGTGGCGCTGGTACACGCTGCTGTCCTTCAGGACGCTGGCCGAGATCGAGGCGCTGAAGCGGGAGATTGACGGCGGGCGCAACCCCAAGGACGCCAAGGTGATGCTGGCCAAGGAAATCACCACCCGGTTCCACAGCGCGGCGGCCGCCGAAGCGGCCGAGCAGGACTTCATCAACCGCAGCAAGGGCGGTGTGCCCGACGAGATTCCCGAGGTGTCGCTGTCGGGCGCGCCCATGGGCATTGGTGCGCTGTTGAAGGCGGCCGGTCTGGCGGCATCGTCCAGCGAGGGCAACCGCCTGATCGACGGCGGCGGCGTGCGCATCGACGGCGCGGTCGTCAGTGACAAGGGGCTCAAGCTCGACGTGGGGACGTACGTCGTCCAGGTGGGCAAACGCAAGTTCGCTCGCGTCGGACTGCTGTGA
- a CDS encoding DUF6776 family protein, translating to MRFRLLRRRLTVSAPRVSVRSALPWPFRWLLGAVVLGFSGALALWAFEFGKDIAGLDRNAKQELQQLRAEVQVLRAELGKAQSVSNTSESLLTAEKAAQAQLMLQIRQLETDNQVLRSDLGFFERLIPGSGTNALSIRGLQVERVTQGQLKWQALMIQAMKNAPDFRGTLEITFAGTLDGKPWATTQAPEPQPVLIQSYLRQEGLVDVPVQAVVKTVTAKILQGGAVKSVQTLKL from the coding sequence ATGCGGTTTCGCCTGTTGCGCCGAAGGTTGACGGTGAGCGCACCCCGGGTTTCGGTGCGCAGTGCCCTGCCGTGGCCGTTTCGCTGGCTCCTGGGGGCCGTGGTTCTGGGCTTTTCCGGTGCGTTGGCGCTGTGGGCCTTCGAGTTCGGCAAGGACATTGCCGGCCTGGACCGCAACGCCAAGCAGGAGTTGCAGCAGCTGCGCGCCGAAGTGCAGGTGCTTCGCGCCGAACTGGGCAAGGCGCAGTCCGTGTCCAACACGTCCGAGAGCCTGCTCACGGCCGAAAAGGCCGCCCAGGCGCAGCTCATGTTACAGATACGCCAGCTCGAAACCGACAACCAGGTGTTGCGCAGCGACCTGGGGTTTTTTGAGCGCCTCATTCCGGGTTCGGGCACGAATGCCCTGAGCATCCGTGGCCTGCAGGTGGAGCGCGTGACCCAAGGACAACTCAAATGGCAGGCGCTCATGATCCAGGCCATGAAAAACGCCCCGGACTTCCGGGGCACGCTGGAAATCACCTTCGCCGGCACGCTCGATGGCAAGCCCTGGGCCACGACCCAGGCGCCGGAGCCCCAGCCGGTGCTGATCCAGAGCTATCTGCGGCAGGAGGGACTGGTGGATGTACCCGTTCAGGCCGTGGTAAAAACCGTGACCGCCAAAATCCTGCAGGGTGGCGCGGTCAAGTCGGTGCAAACCCTCAAGCTTTGA
- the rpsI gene encoding 30S ribosomal protein S9: MIGEWNNGTGRRKSSVARVFLKKGSGQIVVNGKDIQSYFGRETSIMIAKQPLLLTNHAETFDVMVNVHGGGESGQAGAVRHGITRALIDYDATLKPELSQAGFVTRDAREVERKKVGLRSARRAKQFSKR; encoded by the coding sequence ATGATTGGTGAATGGAACAATGGCACCGGCCGTCGCAAATCCAGCGTCGCCCGTGTGTTTCTGAAAAAAGGCTCCGGCCAGATCGTGGTCAACGGCAAGGACATCCAGTCCTACTTCGGCCGCGAGACCTCCATCATGATCGCCAAGCAGCCGCTGCTGCTGACCAACCACGCCGAAACCTTCGACGTGATGGTCAACGTGCACGGTGGTGGTGAATCCGGCCAGGCCGGTGCGGTGCGTCACGGCATCACCCGCGCCCTGATCGATTACGACGCAACGCTCAAGCCGGAACTGTCCCAAGCCGGTTTCGTCACGCGCGATGCCCGTGAAGTCGAGCGCAAGAAGGTCGGTCTGCGTTCCGCACGCCGCGCCAAGCAGTTCAGCAAGCGCTAA
- the rplM gene encoding 50S ribosomal protein L13 — protein MTKTFSAKPADVTHEWFVIDATDKVLGRVASEVALRLRGKHKAIYTPHVDTGDFIVIINASKIRVTGTKSLDKIYYRHSGYPGGIYATNFRDMQAKHPGRALEKAVKGMLPKGPLGYAMIKKLKVYGGAEHPHTAQQPQVLEL, from the coding sequence ATGACCAAAACGTTCAGCGCCAAACCCGCTGACGTGACGCACGAGTGGTTTGTGATTGACGCGACCGACAAGGTCCTCGGACGAGTTGCCAGTGAAGTGGCTCTCCGTTTGCGCGGCAAACACAAGGCCATTTACACGCCTCACGTCGATACCGGTGACTTCATCGTCATCATCAACGCGTCCAAGATCCGCGTCACGGGCACCAAGTCCCTCGACAAGATTTACTACCGCCACTCCGGTTACCCGGGCGGTATCTACGCCACCAACTTCCGCGACATGCAGGCCAAGCACCCCGGCCGCGCGCTCGAGAAGGCCGTCAAGGGCATGCTGCCCAAGGGCCCGCTCGGCTACGCCATGATCAAGAAGCTCAAGGTGTACGGCGGTGCTGAGCACCCGCACACCGCCCAACAGCCGCAAGTGCTGGAACTCTAA
- the erpA gene encoding iron-sulfur cluster insertion protein ErpA: MSAVADNIQTEMPAPLVFTDSAAAKVAELVAEEGNPDLKLRVFVQGGGCSGFQYGFTFDEVVNDDDTTMTKNGVSLLIDAMSYQYLVGAEIDYKEDLEGAQFVIKNPNANSTCGCGSSFSV, from the coding sequence ATGAGCGCAGTGGCCGACAACATCCAGACCGAAATGCCCGCACCGCTGGTCTTCACGGACAGCGCCGCGGCCAAGGTGGCCGAGTTGGTTGCCGAAGAAGGCAATCCCGACCTGAAGCTGCGCGTGTTCGTGCAAGGCGGCGGGTGCTCGGGCTTCCAGTACGGCTTCACGTTTGACGAAGTGGTCAACGATGACGACACCACCATGACGAAGAATGGCGTGTCGCTGCTGATCGACGCGATGAGCTACCAGTACCTGGTCGGCGCCGAGATCGACTACAAGGAAGACTTGGAGGGTGCCCAGTTCGTGATCAAGAACCCCAACGCCAACAGCACCTGCGGGTGTGGATCGAGCTTCAGCGTCTGA
- the paaA gene encoding 1,2-phenylacetyl-CoA epoxidase subunit PaaA yields MYTQSFSVADSEAKPGPKSVAPPPGAEEAALQTHFDAVIDADGKIEPRDWMPEAYRKTLVRQISQHAHSEIVGMLPEGNWISRAPSLKRKAILIAKVQDEGGHGLYLYSAAETLGTSRDQMLDALHAGRAKYSSIFNYPTLNWADVGVIGWLVDGAAIMNQIPLCRCSYGPYARAMIRVCKEESFHQRQGYEALLVMMQGTAEQKAMVQDAVNRYWWKCLAMFGPPDADSPNSVQGMRWGIKRISNDDLRQKFIDATVPQAEVLGVTLPDPDLKWNEARGHWDHGPIDWDEFWAVVNGHGPCNKERLATRVKAHEQGQWVRDAAMAHAARQQARNLKEAA; encoded by the coding sequence ATGTACACCCAGTCTTTTTCGGTCGCGGACAGCGAGGCCAAGCCGGGCCCGAAGTCGGTGGCGCCACCGCCAGGCGCCGAAGAGGCGGCGCTGCAAACCCACTTCGATGCCGTGATCGACGCCGACGGCAAGATCGAGCCGCGCGACTGGATGCCCGAGGCCTACCGCAAGACCCTGGTGCGCCAGATCAGCCAGCACGCGCACAGCGAAATCGTGGGCATGCTGCCCGAGGGCAACTGGATCAGCCGCGCGCCCAGCCTCAAGCGCAAAGCCATCCTGATCGCCAAGGTGCAGGACGAGGGTGGCCACGGCCTGTACCTGTACAGCGCCGCCGAGACGCTCGGCACCAGCCGCGACCAGATGCTGGACGCGCTGCACGCTGGCCGGGCCAAGTACAGCTCGATCTTCAACTACCCCACGCTGAACTGGGCCGACGTGGGCGTGATCGGCTGGCTGGTGGACGGCGCGGCGATCATGAACCAGATCCCGCTGTGCCGCTGCAGCTACGGCCCCTACGCCCGCGCCATGATCCGCGTCTGCAAGGAAGAGAGCTTCCACCAGCGCCAGGGCTACGAGGCCCTGCTGGTGATGATGCAGGGCACGGCCGAGCAGAAGGCCATGGTGCAGGACGCGGTGAACCGCTATTGGTGGAAATGCCTGGCCATGTTCGGCCCGCCCGACGCCGACAGCCCCAACAGCGTGCAGGGCATGCGCTGGGGCATCAAGCGCATCAGCAACGACGACCTGCGTCAGAAGTTCATCGACGCGACCGTGCCGCAGGCCGAGGTGCTGGGCGTGACCCTGCCCGACCCCGACCTGAAATGGAACGAAGCGCGTGGCCATTGGGACCACGGCCCCATCGACTGGGACGAATTCTGGGCGGTGGTCAACGGCCACGGCCCCTGCAACAAGGAACGCCTGGCAACCCGCGTGAAGGCCCACGAACAAGGCCAGTGGGTGCGCGACGCCGCGATGGCGCACGCCGCCAGACAACAAGCCCGCAACCTGAAGGAGGCCGCATGA
- a CDS encoding cation diffusion facilitator family transporter — MIMRFLTPRRLLMASVAVAVITITLKTLAWVVTDSVGLLSDAMESLVNLASAVFGLVMVTIAARPADEDHPYGHHKAEYFSSGFEGILIIVAALGIVWTAVHRLLDPQPIEQVGWGLALSVASSALNGLLAWVMFGAAKQHRSIALEADAKHLITDVWTSAGVVIGIALVHFTGWLWLDPVVAIGVALNILKEGFHLLWRSSQGLMDEAVEPEVMATIQQTLDGFASQRGETAIIRFDHVSTRKAGQRRFVDLHMHMPAAWSLGRAAAVRGSVEQALMSAVPGLRASIQLLPSDVEAHFEDERDLI; from the coding sequence ATGATCATGCGATTTCTGACGCCCCGGCGCCTGTTGATGGCCTCCGTGGCGGTGGCCGTGATCACCATCACCCTCAAGACCCTGGCCTGGGTGGTCACCGATTCGGTGGGCCTGCTGTCCGACGCCATGGAGTCGCTGGTGAATCTGGCCAGCGCCGTCTTCGGGCTGGTGATGGTGACGATCGCCGCGCGACCGGCCGACGAAGACCACCCCTACGGCCACCACAAGGCCGAGTATTTCTCCTCCGGCTTCGAAGGCATCCTGATCATCGTGGCCGCGCTGGGCATCGTCTGGACGGCGGTGCACCGTTTGCTCGATCCACAACCCATCGAGCAGGTGGGCTGGGGTCTGGCGCTGTCGGTGGCCAGCTCGGCACTCAATGGTCTGCTGGCCTGGGTGATGTTCGGCGCGGCCAAGCAACACCGTTCGATCGCGCTCGAAGCCGATGCGAAGCACCTGATCACCGACGTCTGGACCTCGGCCGGTGTGGTGATCGGCATCGCACTGGTGCATTTCACGGGCTGGCTCTGGCTGGACCCTGTGGTGGCCATCGGCGTGGCGTTGAACATCCTGAAAGAAGGTTTTCATCTGCTCTGGCGTTCGTCACAGGGGTTGATGGACGAAGCGGTGGAGCCCGAGGTGATGGCCACGATCCAGCAGACGCTGGACGGATTCGCGAGTCAGCGCGGCGAAACCGCCATCATCCGCTTCGACCACGTGAGCACCCGCAAGGCCGGGCAACGCCGCTTCGTGGATCTGCACATGCACATGCCCGCGGCCTGGTCGCTCGGGCGCGCGGCCGCGGTGCGGGGCAGCGTGGAGCAGGCGCTGATGAGCGCGGTGCCCGGCTTGCGCGCCAGCATCCAGCTGCTGCCCAGCGACGTGGAAGCGCATTTTGAAGACGAAAGGGACTTGATTTGA
- the paaB gene encoding 1,2-phenylacetyl-CoA epoxidase subunit PaaB — MNKSPHPNPLPKGEGAPTSTPALKEWPLWEVFVRSKQGLEHKHCGSLHASDAQHALQMARDVYTRRQEGVSIWVLPSNAITASEPDSKDSFFDPAADKIYRHPTFYEIPEKVGHM; from the coding sequence ATGAACAAAAGCCCTCACCCCAACCCTCTCCCCAAGGGAGAGGGAGCGCCCACATCGACACCCGCGCTCAAGGAATGGCCGCTCTGGGAAGTGTTCGTCCGCAGCAAGCAGGGCCTGGAGCACAAGCACTGCGGCAGCCTGCACGCCAGCGACGCACAACACGCGCTGCAGATGGCGCGCGATGTGTACACGCGTCGGCAGGAAGGCGTGAGCATCTGGGTGCTGCCGTCCAACGCCATCACCGCCAGCGAGCCCGACAGCAAGGACAGCTTCTTCGACCCGGCGGCCGACAAGATCTACCGCCATCCGACCTTTTACGAGATCCCTGAAAAAGTGGGGCACATGTGA
- a CDS encoding M23 family metallopeptidase translates to MKPSTLDTLSLTARTAPQRLAASLGRHPRRVMAGIGLLLLGTGVTAFGLAPLAPDAATLPVHQVIEALAAEPLALELPAAAVPFTLYRSDTVRRDDTAQSLLQRLGVLDAAASEFLRNDPTARQLFGGRTGKLVTVETSDRQELLRLSARWLPDEGQVFHRLVVEPGVDGLSARVETGALVASNKLAGGVIHSSLFAATDEAGLPDNVAAQLAEIFASDIDFRRDLRQGDRFSVVYESLEADGESLRAGRILSAVFVNKDRAHEAVWFEAPGQKGAYYGFDGQSSRKAFLGSPLEFTRVSSGYGMRFHPLSGKQKAHLGVDYAAPTGTPVRTVSDGVVSFAGWQRGYGNVIEINHRDNKSTLYAHLSRIDVRRGQPVEQGERVGAVGTTGASTGPHLHFEFRDRGVHQDPLEIARRSENIPLNPALRSRFDAVAQVQRMHLDAATTIEQASAE, encoded by the coding sequence TTGAAACCATCCACCTTGGACACGCTGAGCCTGACGGCGCGCACCGCACCGCAGCGTCTGGCCGCCAGTCTCGGTCGCCACCCGCGCCGCGTCATGGCCGGCATCGGCCTGCTGCTGCTGGGCACCGGCGTCACCGCATTCGGTCTCGCCCCGCTGGCCCCCGATGCCGCCACGCTGCCGGTGCATCAGGTGATCGAAGCCCTGGCCGCCGAGCCGCTGGCGCTGGAACTGCCCGCCGCTGCCGTCCCCTTCACCCTGTACCGCAGCGACACCGTGCGCCGGGACGACACCGCCCAAAGCCTGTTGCAACGCCTGGGCGTGCTGGATGCGGCCGCATCCGAATTCCTGCGCAACGATCCCACCGCGCGCCAGCTCTTTGGCGGGCGCACCGGCAAACTGGTGACCGTCGAGACCAGCGACCGCCAGGAACTGTTGCGCCTGAGCGCGCGCTGGTTACCCGACGAAGGACAGGTGTTCCACCGCCTGGTGGTCGAGCCTGGCGTCGATGGCCTGTCCGCCCGGGTGGAAACCGGCGCGCTGGTCGCCAGCAACAAGCTCGCCGGTGGCGTCATCCACAGTTCGCTGTTTGCCGCCACCGATGAAGCCGGCCTGCCCGACAACGTCGCCGCGCAACTGGCCGAGATCTTTGCCTCCGACATCGATTTCCGGCGCGATCTGCGCCAGGGCGACCGCTTCAGCGTCGTCTACGAAAGCCTCGAGGCCGACGGCGAAAGCCTGCGCGCGGGCCGGATTCTCAGCGCGGTGTTCGTCAACAAGGATCGCGCGCACGAAGCGGTGTGGTTTGAAGCCCCTGGTCAGAAGGGGGCCTACTACGGCTTCGATGGCCAGAGCTCACGCAAGGCCTTCCTGGGCTCGCCACTGGAGTTCACCCGGGTCAGCAGCGGCTACGGCATGCGCTTTCACCCCCTCTCCGGCAAACAGAAAGCCCACCTTGGTGTGGACTACGCCGCGCCCACCGGCACACCGGTTCGCACCGTCAGCGACGGCGTGGTCAGTTTCGCGGGATGGCAGCGCGGCTATGGCAACGTGATCGAAATCAACCACCGGGACAACAAGTCCACCCTGTACGCGCACCTGAGCCGCATCGACGTCCGGCGCGGCCAGCCCGTCGAACAGGGCGAGCGCGTGGGCGCTGTGGGCACCACCGGCGCCTCTACCGGGCCGCACCTGCATTTTGAATTCCGCGACCGCGGCGTGCACCAGGACCCGCTGGAGATCGCGCGCCGCAGCGAGAACATCCCACTGAACCCCGCATTGCGTTCGCGCTTCGATGCGGTGGCGCAGGTTCAGCGCATGCATCTGGATGCGGCCACCACCATTGAGCAGGCCAGCGCCGAATAG
- a CDS encoding bactofilin family protein, translating into MFGKKKQPPIKSLIAHGTRIEGNVLFHDGLRVDGEVVGDIRASDAQPSILVVSETASATGQIHADHVIINGAVKGPVFAYDLLELQPKARIEGDVSYKSLEMHQGATISGQLKPMAGGLEEKPPLKLAANNG; encoded by the coding sequence ATGTTTGGCAAAAAGAAGCAGCCACCCATCAAAAGCCTGATCGCGCATGGCACCCGCATCGAAGGCAACGTCCTGTTCCACGATGGCCTGCGGGTCGATGGTGAGGTGGTGGGGGACATCCGAGCCAGCGACGCGCAGCCCAGCATCCTGGTGGTCAGCGAAACGGCCAGTGCCACCGGGCAGATCCATGCGGACCACGTCATCATCAACGGTGCCGTCAAGGGCCCCGTGTTTGCCTACGATCTGCTGGAGCTCCAGCCCAAGGCGCGCATCGAAGGGGACGTGTCGTACAAGTCGCTGGAGATGCACCAAGGCGCCACCATCTCCGGCCAGCTCAAACCCATGGCCGGCGGGCTCGAAGAGAAACCCCCACTGAAGCTGGCGGCAAACAACGGCTGA
- the paaC gene encoding 1,2-phenylacetyl-CoA epoxidase subunit PaaC: MGAPIEYLLHLADNALVLGQRNAEWCGHGPVLEEDLALANNSLDLIGQARLLYQHAASLINADPAEAQRFAHLQGARQNGQITEDTLAYFRDTAEFRCHTLMELPHHGPLVGYAVSERDYAVTIARNFLVSALMVLVWDRLQASKDAQLAAIAAKSLKEVRYHLRHASDWLVRFGDGTEESHRRAQAAIDHLLPYCETFWQPSPAEQAASADGSGVDTAALRDHWNALVNDTLTEATLTRHDQPHAGYVAQGHVGVHSEHLGFLLAEMQSLARAHPTAIW, translated from the coding sequence GTGGGGGCTCCCATTGAGTATTTGCTGCACCTGGCCGACAACGCCCTGGTGCTTGGCCAGCGCAACGCCGAGTGGTGCGGCCACGGCCCCGTCCTCGAAGAAGACCTGGCGCTGGCCAACAACAGCCTGGACCTGATCGGCCAGGCGCGGCTGCTCTACCAGCACGCGGCCAGCCTCATCAACGCCGACCCGGCCGAGGCCCAGCGTTTCGCGCACCTTCAGGGCGCGCGCCAGAACGGCCAGATCACTGAAGACACGCTGGCCTACTTCCGCGACACCGCCGAGTTCCGTTGCCACACGCTGATGGAGCTGCCGCACCACGGCCCGCTGGTGGGCTATGCGGTGAGCGAACGCGACTACGCCGTGACCATCGCACGCAACTTCCTCGTCAGCGCGCTCATGGTGCTGGTGTGGGACCGCCTGCAGGCGTCGAAGGACGCGCAACTGGCTGCCATCGCCGCCAAGTCCTTGAAGGAAGTGCGTTACCACCTGCGCCATGCGTCGGACTGGCTGGTGCGCTTCGGCGACGGCACCGAAGAGTCCCACCGCCGCGCGCAGGCGGCCATCGACCACCTGCTGCCCTACTGCGAGACCTTCTGGCAGCCGTCGCCCGCCGAGCAGGCGGCTTCGGCCGATGGCAGCGGCGTGGACACCGCCGCCCTGCGCGATCACTGGAACGCCCTCGTCAACGACACCCTGACCGAGGCCACCCTCACGCGCCATGACCAGCCACACGCGGGCTACGTGGCCCAGGGCCATGTGGGCGTGCACTCGGAGCACCTGGGCTTCCTGCTGGCCGAGATGCAGAGCCTGGCGCGTGCGCACCCGACCGCCATCTGGTGA
- a CDS encoding CAP domain-containing protein, protein MTSSLVFPGPVAWRVPAWLGAGALGVALLIACGGGDGSDAPAPDQAASGWVPLDASTSCGLPDFQATLLQQINAARARARSCGPTAMPAVSPLAWDARLFSAAARHSTDMAGHNYFSHTGRDGRNVDQRVLAEGYAWTSVGENIAAGPSSVSAVMSGWLDSPGHCSNLMRTGYVHVGVACVQRSGSTYGRYWTMVLARP, encoded by the coding sequence ATGACCTCTTCCCTTGTGTTTCCCGGCCCGGTGGCGTGGCGTGTGCCGGCCTGGCTGGGTGCGGGGGCCTTGGGGGTGGCGCTGTTGATCGCCTGTGGCGGCGGCGATGGGTCCGACGCCCCTGCGCCCGATCAGGCCGCCAGCGGTTGGGTGCCCCTGGACGCCAGCACCAGCTGCGGCCTGCCCGACTTCCAGGCGACCCTGCTCCAGCAGATCAACGCGGCCAGGGCCCGTGCGCGCAGCTGTGGCCCGACGGCCATGCCGGCGGTGTCGCCGCTGGCCTGGGACGCGCGCCTGTTCTCAGCGGCGGCCCGCCACTCGACCGATATGGCGGGGCACAACTATTTCTCGCACACCGGGCGTGATGGCCGCAACGTCGACCAGCGCGTGCTGGCCGAGGGATACGCCTGGACCTCGGTGGGGGAGAACATCGCCGCTGGTCCGTCATCCGTTTCGGCCGTGATGTCGGGCTGGCTGGACAGCCCCGGCCATTGCAGCAACCTCATGCGTACGGGGTACGTGCACGTGGGCGTGGCCTGCGTGCAGCGCAGCGGCAGCACCTATGGCCGCTACTGGACGATGGTGCTGGCGCGTCCTTGA
- a CDS encoding 23S rRNA (adenine(2030)-N(6))-methyltransferase RlmJ, giving the protein MFSYRHAFHAGNHADVLKHTTLIATLRHLMQKEAGITLIDTHAGAGLYRLDGDYTETGGEAKDGVVKLMAALRPAGAEPVAAAPALDDYLDLIASFNPSGLLRVYPGSPFVMHSLLRTESRDRLKLFELHPTDSRTLSANIGQLEAGRQIAVALQDGFEGVKPLLPPPPSATGSKRALVLIDPSYEIKSDYGKVSACIQELIRRFPTGTYLVWYPIIPRPEAHDLPRRLKTLANQAQRPWLHATLAIGQDPTHGPDDRPGLTASGMFVINPPHTLKAALQAALPQLLAILGRGRGKSQSLDTGG; this is encoded by the coding sequence ATGTTCAGTTACCGACACGCCTTCCACGCCGGCAACCACGCCGACGTGCTCAAGCACACCACCCTGATCGCCACGCTGCGCCATCTGATGCAGAAAGAGGCCGGCATCACGCTGATCGACACCCACGCGGGCGCCGGGCTGTACCGGCTGGACGGCGACTACACCGAAACCGGGGGCGAGGCCAAGGACGGCGTGGTCAAGCTGATGGCGGCGCTGCGCCCGGCCGGCGCCGAGCCTGTGGCCGCCGCACCGGCGCTGGACGACTACCTGGACCTGATCGCCAGCTTCAACCCTTCGGGCCTGTTGCGTGTCTACCCGGGTTCGCCCTTCGTCATGCATTCCCTGCTGCGCACCGAGTCGCGCGACCGGCTCAAGTTGTTCGAGCTGCACCCCACCGATAGCCGGACCCTGTCGGCCAACATCGGCCAGCTCGAAGCCGGCCGCCAGATCGCGGTGGCCTTGCAGGACGGATTCGAGGGCGTCAAACCGCTGCTGCCACCGCCCCCGTCGGCCACCGGCTCCAAGCGGGCCCTGGTGCTGATCGACCCCAGCTACGAGATCAAGAGCGACTACGGCAAAGTGAGCGCCTGCATACAGGAGCTCATCCGCCGCTTCCCGACCGGCACCTACCTGGTTTGGTACCCGATCATTCCGCGCCCGGAGGCGCACGACCTGCCACGCCGCCTCAAGACCCTGGCCAACCAGGCGCAACGGCCCTGGCTGCACGCCACGCTGGCGATCGGGCAGGACCCGACGCACGGCCCGGACGACCGCCCCGGCCTGACCGCCAGCGGCATGTTCGTCATCAACCCACCGCACACGCTCAAGGCCGCGCTGCAGGCGGCCCTGCCGCAACTGCTGGCCATTCTGGGGCGCGGTCGGGGCAAGTCCCAGTCGCTGGACACCGGCGGCTGA
- the dtd gene encoding D-aminoacyl-tRNA deacylase, with the protein MIALLQRVSEARVVIAGETVGEIGPGLLVLVCAEPGDTGAVGDKLLAKILKLRIFSDEQGKMNRSVQDVGGALLIVSQFTLAADTTGGNRPGFSNAAPPALGEALYDDFVQRARAAHPVVQTGRFGADMRVHLVNDGPVTIPLRMTPPTSSPL; encoded by the coding sequence TTGATCGCTTTGCTGCAGCGCGTGAGCGAGGCCCGCGTGGTGATCGCGGGCGAGACGGTGGGCGAGATCGGCCCGGGCCTGCTGGTGCTGGTCTGCGCCGAACCCGGTGACACCGGGGCCGTGGGCGATAAGCTGCTGGCCAAGATCCTGAAGCTGCGCATTTTTTCCGACGAGCAGGGCAAGATGAACCGCAGCGTGCAGGACGTGGGCGGTGCCCTGCTCATCGTCAGCCAGTTCACGCTGGCGGCCGACACGACGGGCGGCAACCGGCCCGGCTTCAGCAACGCGGCGCCGCCGGCGCTGGGTGAGGCGCTCTACGACGACTTCGTTCAGAGAGCCCGCGCGGCGCATCCCGTTGTGCAGACCGGCCGCTTCGGCGCCGACATGCGGGTGCACCTCGTCAACGATGGCCCGGTGACGATCCCGCTGCGCATGACGCCACCTACTTCTTCCCCGCTGTGA